Proteins encoded in a region of the Triticum dicoccoides isolate Atlit2015 ecotype Zavitan chromosome 3A, WEW_v2.0, whole genome shotgun sequence genome:
- the LOC119267557 gene encoding GDSL esterase/lipase At5g45910-like, which produces MKLLCVLAAVLALASVEPAVSSPRRYDSIITFGDSFTDTGNAVVVLAEKSRFDLTVQPPYGMTFFGRPTGRYSNGRLIIDFIAEKLGLPFLPPYLSHNGSFSEGVNFAVAGATALNASFFRDIPLVGSFVLNTSSSVQLGWFQSLKPSLCTPKCPGFFHRTLFFMGEIGLNDYSFAVFGMTLPQLRSIVPDVVKTIAAATEALLGQGAKTVVVPGIPPLGCMPPNLVFFPSNETAGYESSTGCLKGLNEIARHHNSELRKALDTVRGNHPDARVIYADFFTPVIEMVESPYKFGLTTDVLSCCCGGGGKYNFNISAGCGMPGATVCQDPSQYLYWDGHFTEAAHRYIAKGWLNSINSCKPW; this is translated from the exons ATGAAGCTGCTCTGCGTCCTCGCGGCGGTCCTCGCCCTCGCGTCCGTGGAGCCCGCCGTCTCGTCCCCCCGGcgctacgactccatcatcaccttcggCGACTCCTTCACCGACACCGGGAACGCTGTCGTCGTCCTGGCGGAGAAATCGCGGTTCGACCTGACGGTGCAGCCTCCCTACGGCATGACCTTCTTCGGCCGCCCCACGGGCCGCTACTCCAACGGCCGCCTCATCATCGACTTCATCG CTGAGAAGCTCGGTCTGCCGTTTCTCCCGCCGTACCTCTCGCACAACGGCAGCTTCAGCGAGGGCGTCAACTTCGCCGTGGCGGGCGCCACCGCTCTCAACGCCAGTTTCTTCAGGGACATCCCGCTTGTAGGCTCGTTTGTTCTCAACACCAGCTCCAGCGTGCAGCTGGGGTGGTTCCAGTCGCTCAAGCCGTCGCTGTGCACGCCCAAG TGCCCGGGCTTCTTCCACAGGACGCTCTTTTTCATGGGCGAAATCGGCCTCAACGACTACAGCTTCGCTGTCTTCGGAATGACCCTGCCACAGCTCAGATCCATCGTCCCCGACGTCGTCAAAACCATCGCCGCGGCCACTGAG GCGCTACTCGGGCAGGGGGCGAAGACCGTGGTGGTCCCCGGGATCCCGCCGCTGGGATGCATGCCGCCGAATCTGGTCTTCTTCCCCAGTAACGAGACGGCAGGCTACGAGTCCAGCACCGGATGCCTGAAAGGCCTCAACGAGATAGCCAGGCACCACAACTCGGAGCTGCGGAAGGCCCTCGACACGGTCCGGGGAAACCACCCAGATGCCCGGGTCATCTACGCCGATTTCTTCACCCCCGTCATCGAGATGGTGGAGTCTCCCTACAAATTTG GGCTTACCACGGATGTTCTGAGTTGTTGCTGCGGTGGAGGTGGCAAGTACAACTTCAACATAAGCGCCGGTTGCGGTATGCCAGGCGCCACGGTGTGCCAGGACCCGTCTCAATATCTCTACTGGGACGGCCATTTCACCGAGGCAGCCCACCGCTATATTGCCAAAGGCTGGCTAAACAGCATAAACAGTTGCAAACCCTGGTAG